The following is a genomic window from Hymenobacter chitinivorans DSM 11115.
CGTGGGTTTCGACGTAGCCCAGCAGCACGTCCACGCCGTGCTAGTGCAACTCCCGGGCTTCCTGGAGCAGGCGGTAGGTTTTGCCCACGCCGGCGGCCAGGCCCAGATACACCTTGAGCGTACCGCGCCGCTTGCCCTGCACCAGGCGCAGAAACCGCTCGGCCGACTGGTCGCGCTGGTCTTGCTCGGGGGAAGTGGATGGATTGATGGCGGACACGGGAAAGAAGCGGGTTAGAACGACAAGGCCACGCTGGTCGTCAGGTTGCCGTACTGGTTAGTGGCGCGGCCGTCATGCTGCTGAAAAATGGCGTTTTCAGCATTGAGGTAACGGCCCTCTACGCGCACCAGCACGTGGTCGGTGGGCGCGTAATCCAGGTTGAAGGAGCCGCCGCGGGCCCGAAAATCCGCATCGGTAGCGGCCGGCTGCAGGCTGCTGATAACTACCCCGCGCTGGGCATAGTAGTATTCGCCGCGCAGCGTGCCGGAGAGCTTGTCGGCCAGCTTGAGCCGGGCAAAAGCCGCGGCCGTGTGCCAAGTGTCGGAGCCCTGGCGGCCGGCGCTTTGCTGGGTACCGATATCAAACACGGCGGCCAGGCTCAGCCGGTCGGTGGCGGCGTAGGTCAGGTAGAAGTCGTGGAAGAAGCGGCGGCGGCGCAGCGAATCCTGGGGCTGCTCGTTGCCCAGAAAGGTGCTGGAGTTGAGCAGCAGCTGGGCCGTGGGCTTCCACTGCAGCTGGGTGCCGAGGGCCTTGGCCTGGTTGGTTTCCCGGATATTCTGCCAGCCGTTGAGCACCAGGGCCGTGGCCGTGAATTGGGGACTGACTTCGTAGCTAAAGCGGGCCCCGGCCTCGTAGTAGGGCGAGTTTTCGGCCATCAACGAGCGGGTCAGCGTCCAGTTGTCCTTGCTGATGGCCGATTCGAAGCCAATGTGGGAGCCGAAAATGCCCACGTCGAGCCAGGCTTTCTGGAAGGGCCGGAAACCGGCGTAGGCCTCGTAGATGTGCTTGAATACCGGGTCTTCGGCGGCGTAGTTGGCCGCCACGTAGGAGCCGGCGTGCAGGCCCACAGCCCCGCGCACCCGCCCGTCGTCGTAGCGCAGGCCCACCAGGCCCTGGTTGACGGTAAACTCGTTTTGGCGGTTGTGGGAATACAGGAAGCCCGGGCGGGTGTTGGTGGCCGGGTGCTTGAAATCGAAGCCGTAATAGGCGTCCACGAAGCCGTAGTAGGTGAGCGGATTGACCGGGGCGGCCGGTGTGGCAGTAACCGTATCGGCTACTGCGGGAGCCTGGGCCAGCGCGGCGCCGGTAGCGGTGAGCAGCAGGCCCAGGGTTAGGAAGTGTTTCATACAGAGTCGCCAGCGGGG
Proteins encoded in this region:
- a CDS encoding porin — its product is MKHFLTLGLLLTATGAALAQAPAVADTVTATPAAPVNPLTYYGFVDAYYGFDFKHPATNTRPGFLYSHNRQNEFTVNQGLVGLRYDDGRVRGAVGLHAGSYVAANYAAEDPVFKHIYEAYAGFRPFQKAWLDVGIFGSHIGFESAISKDNWTLTRSLMAENSPYYEAGARFSYEVSPQFTATALVLNGWQNIRETNQAKALGTQLQWKPTAQLLLNSSTFLGNEQPQDSLRRRRFFHDFYLTYAATDRLSLAAVFDIGTQQSAGRQGSDTWHTAAAFARLKLADKLSGTLRGEYYYAQRGVVISSLQPAATDADFRARGGSFNLDYAPTDHVLVRVEGRYLNAENAIFQQHDGRATNQYGNLTTSVALSF